A region of the Deinococcus hopiensis KR-140 genome:
TTCCTTACCAGCATGCAGGGGCAAAACATACTCGGCGGCCTGGGCCAGAGGCGACCCCTCCTCGTTCACAATCGCAACCGTTATGGCGCCCTTCTGCCGCGCCGCCACCAACGGCGCAACAATATCCGGCGACGCACCAGACTGCGAAATGCCAATGACGAGCGCCCCACCCAATTTCATCTGCCGCTCGTAGACGCTGGTGACCGAGGGTGCCAGACTCGCCACAGGCAAGCCCAGCTGAGTCTCAATGGCGTACTTGGCAAAGGTGGCGGCATGATCGCTCGAACCCCGGGCGATCGTCAAAGCCAGTTGGGGATCACGCGCTTTGATCACACCTACCAATTCCAGCACCCGTTCAACGTTCCGCTCCAGAAGCCGCGCCGCCACCTCGGGTGCCTCCTGAGCTTCCTGCAACATCATTGCACGTTTTAATGACATACCGTTTGCACTCCTTCTACCCATACTTCCCGTACATTGAGGGCTTGATCGAGAACGACCACGTCCGCCCGCAGGCCCACACTCAGGCTGCCTCGGTCCACTAACCCCAGGTAGCGCGCTGGAACCTGGCTCAACATCTGCGACACCAGCTCCAGAGAAAGCCCACACTGGACAGCATTCCGAAGGGCCTGATCCAACGTCAGAACACTCCCGGCCAGCGTTCCATCTTCCAGTCGCGCTTGGCCGTCTTTGAGGTACACACGCTGCCCACCCAACTCGCTGATCTCGTCGGTCTGGCCTGCGGCCCGCATCGCATCTGTAATCAGCATCAGCCGTTGAGGCAACGCCGAGTACGCGGCGGCAAATGCCCCGGGGTGCACGTGGTGTAAATCGAGGATCACCTCCGCGAATGCGCCTGGGTGAGCAAACACCGCACCAAGGACGCCAGGGGTTCGACCAGCCAGCGTTCCCATGGCGTTGTACAGGTGCGTCCCTGCCACTGTCCCGCCCTCCTCCTGCACCTGCCGAAAGACGTTGACAGCGTCCTCGTAACTTCCAACAGTGTGGCCGAGGCTGACTCGAACGCCCTGTCGAGCGAACTCCACTGCAGCTTCGGGCGCTCCAGGCAATTCCGGCGCCAGGGTCACGACACGAACCACACCGAGTTCGAGGATCTCCTCAACCCGCCCCCGCGTCGGATCAATGTGGAACGGGCCCTGCGCGCCCAAACGCTGTCCACTGATGAATGGACCTCCGAGGTGTGCTCCCCAGATGCTTGCTCCGCCGTCCACGCCTTGGTCACGGACCTTCGAAATGCTCCTGAGTGCATCCAGCACCTCAGACCACGGACGCGTCATGGTGGTGGGAAGCAACGTGGTGGTGCCGTGCTGAACATGAAAGCGAGCGAGGGTTTCAATCCCCTGAACGCCGTCCATCACGTCCCCCCTCCTCCCCCATGAACATGGGTGTCGATGAACCCGGGAAGGACGTACTGCTCGCCCACTTCACCCGATGAGATGCCTTCAATGCGGCGGTCAAAATGGAGGGTTCCGGAGATAAAGCCGTGCGGAGTGAGAATTTGACCGCGTACGTGCATGCGTACATCTCCCATCTCAGAAGTGATGTGGGCTTGGTTGCCTTGGGGCCCATCGGAGAAAATTTTCTAGGAGCTCTGTCCTCAATTCAGACGCACAGGGTGCCCGAGGCGATCCGATTCATACGCCGCGAGAACCACCTTTAAGGCTTCAAAGCCGTCCTTCCAGGACACTGATGGGGCTGCGCCCGTTCGAACAGCGTCCACAAATGACTGCAACATCGCTTTGTTGGGGTCGGTCCCGTAACCTGGCCACTGCACCGGTTGAGAAGGACTCAGGGTATACGTCGTCAGGTGGTCCGCAAAGGCGTCCACCACCATGAACCCGTGCTCGCCCACCACATCCATTTTCAGATGCCCCCAGCGGGGATAGGTCTCCGGGCGGCTCCAACTGCAATCGATACTGGCCTGAACTCCGTTCTCAAGCGTCAGGAGCAGCAATCCAGCCGTGTCCAACTGGGTTCCTCCTGCGCCGCTGCCTTCGGTCCAGCGCACCCTGGCGTACACCTCCGCCACTTCGCTCTCAAACGTCCACCGCAACAGATCCGCCAAGTGAACCACGTGGTCCATCAGGGCGCCGCCTCCGGACAGAGACGGATCCGCAAACCAGGCACGGTGCCCCGAGGGATTCTCACTGTGGTTGATGCCATTCACGCCCAGCACTTCCCCTAGGTCTCCGGAGAGGACCGCTTGACGTACGTTGCCCGTTGACACGTCAAAGCGCATGGGAAAGGCCGTCATGAACGTCACGTCATGTTCCCGGCAGACCTTCTCCATCGCCAGCGCCTCATGGGCGTGGATGGCAATGGGCTTCTCGCACAGCACGTGAATTCCAGCTTGAGCGGCGAGCGTGACGAATTCCAGGTGCCGTGACGTTTCCGAGCAGATGATGACCGCCTCAATACCCGAGCTCAGGAGGGCCTCCGGAGTTGGGAAAGCCTGGGCCGCAGTCACGGGCCGCTGGACTGCCGGACCGTCATCCCAGAAGCCTGAAAACTCAACGTCAGGCATCCCTTCGAGTAGCGCTGCGTAATGTTCAGCATGCACATGCGCGAAACTGAGAATGCCAACCTTCATGCGCTTTCTCCCAACACCACAGGTACACCCGTTCGAGCGGATGTCTTCACGGCGAGAGCCACCTCCAGGGCGACCATGGCCTCTCGGGGCGTCACGTCAAAGGGCGTTCCGCTTCGCAAGGCGTTCATCACGTGCCTCATTTCCAGGGTAAAGGGATCTTCTGCCGCTCCGCCTGAGGGGAGGCCGACGCCCTGAACGCGCTCACTTTTTGCCTGCAGGTAGGAGCGAACGGTCGGCGGTGCGTCGGACGTCCACTCGATAACGCCCGTCGATCCCGCGATATCCAGACTGGTCCGGAACATGCCCTGGGGGTAGGCCCAGCCGGATTCGATGAGGCTGATGGCGCCGGACCGGTGTGTCAGCACCGCCTGCGCGTACTGCCGGGGGCCAACCACATTCACTTTTGAGTACACGCGTTCGACGTCACCCGCGCACCATAGGGCGTAATCAATGTCGTGCAACATCAGGTCGAGCACCATGCCGCCAGACCGGCTTTCGTCGGAGTACCAGGACGTCCCACCGTATGGAGGCGACGAGACTCGCTTGAGTCTCAGCACTTGAGGTGAGCCCACCTGGCCCTCTTTGACGAGGTTGTACGCTGCGCGGTACTGAGGGAAGAACCGCAACACCATGGCGACGAACAGACGCACCCCGGCTGCTTCGCAGGCAGCAACCATTGCGGCACCGTCTTCGAGAGATAACGCGAGCGGCTTCTCGCACACGACGTGACGCCCAGCTCGGGCGGCAAGCTCCACCACCTCCCGGTGCGCGAACGTTGGCACGCAGACGTCCACGATGTCCACCTGAGCGAGAAGTTCATCCATGGAGGGGCAGACCGTAGCGGCCGTCCCCTGGGCCAGCTGTTCAGCGCTGGCCAGATCTTGGCTGAAGAGGAACACCTGCACACCGAGCGCCGTCCACGCCTGGAAATGCGCGTGTCCCATGGTACCTGAGCCAATGATGCCTACACAGACCGTCTTCACTTCTCCAAAAGTCTTCATTTGAGGGCTCCATCGGTGAGACCGCTGATCAACTGTCGGGAGAACAGCACGTACAGCACGATGGCCGGCAGGATGGCGAGCGTCAGCGCAGCGAGTACGGCGGTGTAGTCGTTCACAAACTGTCCCAAGAAGACGCTGGCGCCCAGCACGATGGTTTTGGTTTTTTCACCCGGCGCGAGGATCAAGGGGAACCACAGGTCGTTCCAGATCGGAATGAGCGAAATGGCGAGCAACGCTCCAATCGCTGGACGGATAAGCGGCAAGGTCAAGCCGAACACCTGGTACTCGCTAGCACCGTCCAGTCGTGCCGCCTCTTTGAGATCCTTCGGCAACTGTTTCATGAACGAGGTCAGAATGAAGACGGCCAGGGGCAGTCCCTGCGCGGTGTAGACCAGAATCAGGGCCCATAAAGTGTTGACCAGGTGGAGGTCTACGGTGAGGTTCAGAATCCCGACGGTTCCCAGTCGAATGGGCACCATGATGCCGAGCGAGAGGTAGAGGCTCATAAAGGTGTTGAGTCGGAACTTGTATTCCGAGAGCGCGAATGCGGCCATGGCTCCCGCTATAAGGATCAAGGCCAGGGACACCGACGTAACGAAGAAGCTGTTGAGGATGTAGCCGCCGAAGTTCGCACCCTGGAAGAGTGACTTGTACCCATCGAGGGTGAATGTTTCAGCATTGGGAAGGGCAAATGGCCTGCCGAAGATGGAGATTTGGCTCTTGAAAGAATTGATGACCATTAGAACAATCGGGAACAAAGAAAGGAAGCAGTAGAGGATGAGAAAGACGTGGCTTCCCAGATTGGTCAGCAGCCGATGTTTCAGGTGGTTGCGCTTCTGTGTCGTTCGCGCTGCGGAAGTATATTGCATCTGCCGATCTCCATAAATAAAAGCCGATCACGCCACCCGTATTCAGGTGATTCTAAAGATCGCGTGATCAGCCAGACGAAAGGGGCGGTATGTCGTGGAAGCCGGAGCTCAGTATTGAATGTCTTGCATTCGTCGCTGCCAGGCCACCATGTAGAATAGAACTCCAACCAAGATGACGAGCAGCATGACGCCCGCGACAGTCGCGCCCATATAGGGGTCACCGGGTTGCAACTGATTCCCGAAGAACGTGCGGTAGAAAAACGTTCCCAGAATGTCGCTTGAGAAGTTGGGTCCGGCGAGTGCGCCCTGGGTAGCGTAAATCAGGTCGAATGCGTTGAAATTCCCGACGAAGGTGAGTACGGCGACGATACCGACGGTGGGAAGGACCAAAGGCAATTGGATCTTCCAAAAGACGACCCAGGGACTCGCTCCATCGACGCGCGCAGCTTCGTAAAACTCGCTGGGAATGCGGATCAGGGCTGCCATGAACAGCATCATGGGAATTCCAATGTTCTGCCAGACTGAGATCAAGGCCAAGGTTACCAGGGAAGTGGATTCGAGGCCAAGCCAGGGTTGATACCAATCCCGAAGGCCAACAGTCGAGAGAATTCCGGTGGCGATACCCCAGGCGGGGTTGAGAATGAGTTTCCAGGCAAACCCAATGATTACCACGGAGAGGATGGTGGGAGTGAAAATGACAGCTCTGTAGAAACTACTCCCCGAGAGCCGCCGCGTGAGCAGCACGGCCAAGAACAGCCCTATGGGATTCTGTAAGAGCATATGCACAACAAAGAAGATCACATTGTTTTTAAGTGCATTCCAGAAGGATTGAGAAAATTCTGGGGCTGTAAAAAGCTTTACATAGTTGTTCAGACCGACAAAAAGGGCTTCTCCCGATCCTGATTTATTGTTCAGCGACAACCAGAGGGAACTGAGCAGTGGAAAAATCATGAATACGGAATAGATGGCGACGGCGGGAAGCAGAAAGACTGCGATATGGGTGGGGAATCGTGTGCGCATAGCAGTGTCGTAGGGGCGGGGGGAGGACCTCCCCCCGCAGCCTTACTTGCCTTTCTGTGGTGTGAACCAGGAGGCGAGGTTCTTTTGGACGAAGTCCGCGGCTTGTTTGGGTGTCATCTTCCCGTTGAGCACCTGGGAGGAAGCGTTCCAGAGGTCGTTCTCGTTGTTCGGGTTGGCGTTCCTCGACAGGAGCTGGTACGAGGAGCGGAACGTGGTGTCGCAGCTCTTGCGCCAACTGAGGAATTCCTGCGCAATCGGGTCGTTGACCTTGTAATTCACCGTAGCCATGGGGAAGAACCCAGGGAGGGCGTTCGCATACAGCTGAGCGAACTCATCACCAGCAAGCCAGTTCAGGAACACTTTGGCCGCAGCCTGATTCTTACTCTTGGCGTTCAGGCCAAAACCGATGTCTGGGTGGTCGCTCACGGCACACTTCTGGCCGGCCTTGGCGGTGTACGGGGGGAAGGCACCCAGCTTCAATTTGGGGTTCATGTTCCTGAACGTGGCGATGTCCCACGAGCCAGCAGGGTAGATCGCGCCGCGTCCCTGCGCGAAGAGGTTCTGAGAATCAGGGTACGCGAGTGATTGATAACCTTGGCCGAGATAGGGCGTCCAACGCGCGAGTGCCTGGAACGCTTCAAGGAATCCACCCTTGTTGTATTGTGCTGTTCCATTAAGGAGGCCGAGGCGGCCCTTCTCACTCCCCCAGTAGGTGGGGCCAATGTTCTGGTACCCCATGGTGGCGGATTCCCACTGGTCTTTGGTACCAATGACGAGAGGAATAAAAGAGTTTCGCCGCTTGATGGCTTCCAGGAGAGAGATGAACTCCTTTTCCGTCTTGGGCTCGGAACCCTTGACGAGGGCGAGGAGATCCTGGTTGTACAGAAACCCATGGATCACAGCTGCTGTGGGTACGCAGAACGTTGTTTTCCCGTCGTCCGTGCTCCACGCGGCTTTGGCCACCTTCGTGAAGTTCTTCATGCCCGCGAGACTGTTGAGTGAGCTCAGGTACTTGGCGTTGTACAGCGCCAGGCTGGCATCAAAAGGACGACAGGCGATGATGTCCCCGGCGGTGCCACCCTTGAGTTTCGCTTCGACAACGGCGTTGTACTCGGTGGGAGCGGTAGGGGAGAACACAACGTGGATGCTTGGGTAACGCTTCTCGAAGGCGGGAATCAAGGTGTCGCGCCAGATCTTCAGATCGTCGTTGCGCCAGCTCTCGATGGTGAGTTGAGTTTTCTGGGCAGATCCGACCGAAAATGCCATCAGCATGCACAGACCAGCGGTAAGGCGTCCTAAGTTTTTCATGATTCCCGTCCTTTCCCTCGTGGACCCGCGGGCCCAACGCTTATGGGGCGAAATGGTTTGGTCAGCCTTCTGTCGTGGTTCACGTGGGTCTTTGCATGGCGGCTCCTTGTTCGGCCTATCAAGCTGAAACCAGCTCTGATGTGACGGTTTCGAAGAATCGTTCGATGGCAATGCTTGCGGCTCCTCGGGCCCACATGTCGGTGGCTTCCTCGAGAAACTTGAGCGTTGTGGGGTTGCGGCTGACGGGCAGGAGATCGGAGTGGAATCCGTGGGTGACGGCACCTTGCATGTTGGAGAGTCCCAAGTGGGGTTCTGGCGCGATGAAGACAGCGTCGGGGTCAAAGACGGTGGCGAGGAAGGCGAGGGCGCCTCCGAGACGGTCTCCGGCCAGCGTGAGCACTTCTGCCGCTTGTTGAGGGTATTGGGAGAGGGTGGCGCCTAGGGTGTCTGTGGAGACGGGCTGTCCGATCCGGTCGCTGAGCATGCGGGTGATGGCCCGTGCAGAGGCGACAGCTTCGAGGCAGTCGGATTTTCCGCAGTGGCAGGTGTAGTCGGAGGAGGTCGCGACGCGTACATGGCCGACTTCACCAGCGATGCCGTTGCGGCCTCGGTAGAGGGCGCGGTCGATAACAATCCCTGCACCGATGCCTTTTCCGAGGGTCAGGACGATGAAAGATTGGAGGTTGCGGCCTTCCCCGAAGAGCAGTTCAGCGAGGGCAAGGGCATTGGCGTCATTTTCGACGTAGGTGGGAATGCCGGTTCGCGCACTGACGATGCTTGCGATCGGCACGTTGTGCCAGCCGGTGGTGGTGGAGTCCAGGCAGATGCCCTGTTCATGGTCGATGATTCCGGAGACGGCGAGGCCTACCCCGACCACAGGCTGTTCTGCGACGTCAGCGATGAAGGTCGCGATATCGTCGGCAATCTGTTGAGGTTGCAGCTCTGAGGAATGCAGTCCACGGCTGTGAATGACTTTGCCTTGGAGGTCGGTCAGGACCATCTCGTTTTGGTAGGCGTTGAGTTGAACGCCGATGGTGTAGCTGAAGCTGGGGTTGAGGGTGAGGAGGGTGCGGGGACGGCCGAGGGCCTCTTGCGTGACGCCCGCTTCTTGGATAAGTCCCAGATTTTGGGCGCGTTTGACGGCGCTGGAGATGGAGGAGGCGCTGTGGCCGGTGATGGTGCGGATTTCGGCTTGGCTGATTTCGTGATGTTGACGAATCAGGTGCAGCACCTGTTTCTGGATAGACATAGGCTCTCCTGGGAGACTTATTATTTTCGACGAAGGAAATAATTAGTGGTATGGTACGGACGGTCTCGATGTTTGTCAATGCAGTGTTTGCAACACCCCCAAAAGTGGGAAGGGACACCAGCTTTGTCAAACGTTCGCCAGGAGGTGCGAAAAGAAAATACGTCCCACACGCAGTTATCAGCATTCCTGTGTTTCGGCGAGATACCTCAGAGGGGGCATGCCCGTCCAACCCCTTCTCTGCGTCTATTGATCACGGCGTAAGTTCGCACCAGCCCTCCGCACCCCGGGTCACGGGGAAAATGGCCAGCACGCAGAACGTCCCACTGAAATTCATACCGACTTATGCCGCGATCAATAGGCCTCAGCTTCAAAGCGCTCACGATGGTACGTCCACGTCGCACATTCAGAAAAGCAGGTGTTATGCTCCCAAATTCGGCTCAATCACCACTGGCGTCAGAGCATGAACTCTCCTCAACGGCGATCGGCGTTGATATTGGAGGTACAAAGGTTGCCGTGGGCGTCCTTCAAGGGGAGTCCATCGTCTGCAAAAAGACATTCCCCACACCTCGGGATGGTTGGTGTAGCGTGCTCGACGAAGTCACTGCCCAGGTCAGGCACCTGCAGCTCGAATTCCCCGAGAGTGTCGGTTTGGGAGTTGGCATGCCGGGGCGGCTGAAAGAGGGCAATCAGGAAGTACTTTTCGCCAATAACATTTTTGATTTTGAGCATGTTCCCGTGGTCGAATTTCTTTCCCAAGCCTTGACGCTACCAGTGGTGCTGGAAAACGATGCCAAAGCGGCTGCCCTCGCTGAAAATAGAATCGGAGCAGCGCGTGGGGCCTCCTCAAGCGTGTACATCACTGTATCTACAGGAATAGGCAGCGGCATCATTCTCGATGGCAAAATATGGCGGGGCTTCAATGGCATTGCCGGTGAGCTTGGGCACGTCATGGCGCTGCCCTGCGGCCCTCTGGCAGGGTCGGCTATCCCCGGCGCCCTCGAAGCAGTGGCGAGTGGGTCGGCAATTGCACGTGACGCGAGCTTCGCTTTTAGCAGTTCCGTGACGACTCCCGAAGTCTTTAAACTTGCAAAATCCGGTAACAGCAAAGCGAAAAAGATTGTAGATAATGCCATTCGATTCATTGGTACTGCTATTGCAGACATCCAGAAGTTTCTGGATCCAGAAGTGTTTGTGATAGGCGGCGGCGTGACAGAGGCAGGGCCTTATTTCCTTGATCTAGTTCAGCATTATGCTGACGAGTATACCGCTGGGTTTGCAAATGTGTCCATTAGAAAAGCCCAGCTTGGCATAGATGCAGGAATGATTGGAGCAGCCCTTCTCGCTAAGGAGTGTTTCTATAGAAACCAGGACACCAAGGAAGGATCGGGGGGTTAAGATAGACATAAGAGAATCTTTCGTATCATAAGATCACTTGGAATGCAGGCGACTTCTGCAGAACGCCGTGCCGGAGGATAGCAGAAGAAATGTCATGTGGCATTGTGAGGGTTATAAAAAGTCGGTAAATACTGTGTTGCCTGACTAGTGTAAAGTCATAACAGAAGATGATTTCAATCGGCGGCAAGGATGAATTTTAGTCTTCTGGAAGTGGATGCAATGCCAGAATGACCCTTTCCGAATCTCTTTAGATCTCCACACTTGTAGTGAATCATTACTTCTGGTCACCCATTCTGAGAAGAGATGCAGCCTCAAGAAACTGCTCAGCTTCAGGTGCTTCTAGATTATTTTCAAACTCCTCTACGGCGTGTAGGCCAAGGGTTGAAATTGGCGGGAAGGCAAGTATCTTTTTGTGCTGTGACGTGAAGAAATTACGGATGCGCAGTGGGAACGTCTGGAGCCCCTGTTCCCCCCTCTTGTTGGTCTAGGGCATCCATATCTGGCGCACCGACCCATCGTCAGCGGCATCCTCTGGGTTCTTCGAACCGGTGCACCATGGCGAGACGTTTCTGAGCGATTTGGCAAATGGACGACGATCCACAGTCGTTTTCGCCGTTGGACGGCGAAAGGCATCCGGCAGGGCGTTTGGAGGGAACTCCAGCGACAGGCTGAGGTACAAGGCCAGCTCGATTGGTCGATACACTTCGTCGATGGAACGGTG
Encoded here:
- a CDS encoding N-acetylglucosamine-6-phosphate deacetylase; this encodes MDGVQGIETLARFHVQHGTTTLLPTTMTRPWSEVLDALRSISKVRDQGVDGGASIWGAHLGGPFISGQRLGAQGPFHIDPTRGRVEEILELGVVRVVTLAPELPGAPEAAVEFARQGVRVSLGHTVGSYEDAVNVFRQVQEEGGTVAGTHLYNAMGTLAGRTPGVLGAVFAHPGAFAEVILDLHHVHPGAFAAAYSALPQRLMLITDAMRAAGQTDEISELGGQRVYLKDGQARLEDGTLAGSVLTLDQALRNAVQCGLSLELVSQMLSQVPARYLGLVDRGSLSVGLRADVVVLDQALNVREVWVEGVQTVCH
- a CDS encoding Gfo/Idh/MocA family protein; its protein translation is MKVGILSFAHVHAEHYAALLEGMPDVEFSGFWDDGPAVQRPVTAAQAFPTPEALLSSGIEAVIICSETSRHLEFVTLAAQAGIHVLCEKPIAIHAHEALAMEKVCREHDVTFMTAFPMRFDVSTGNVRQAVLSGDLGEVLGVNGINHSENPSGHRAWFADPSLSGGGALMDHVVHLADLLRWTFESEVAEVYARVRWTEGSGAGGTQLDTAGLLLLTLENGVQASIDCSWSRPETYPRWGHLKMDVVGEHGFMVVDAFADHLTTYTLSPSQPVQWPGYGTDPNKAMLQSFVDAVRTGAAPSVSWKDGFEALKVVLAAYESDRLGHPVRLN
- a CDS encoding Gfo/Idh/MocA family protein, which produces MKTFGEVKTVCVGIIGSGTMGHAHFQAWTALGVQVFLFSQDLASAEQLAQGTAATVCPSMDELLAQVDIVDVCVPTFAHREVVELAARAGRHVVCEKPLALSLEDGAAMVAACEAAGVRLFVAMVLRFFPQYRAAYNLVKEGQVGSPQVLRLKRVSSPPYGGTSWYSDESRSGGMVLDLMLHDIDYALWCAGDVERVYSKVNVVGPRQYAQAVLTHRSGAISLIESGWAYPQGMFRTSLDIAGSTGVIEWTSDAPPTVRSYLQAKSERVQGVGLPSGGAAEDPFTLEMRHVMNALRSGTPFDVTPREAMVALEVALAVKTSARTGVPVVLGESA
- a CDS encoding carbohydrate ABC transporter permease, whose product is MQYTSAARTTQKRNHLKHRLLTNLGSHVFLILYCFLSLFPIVLMVINSFKSQISIFGRPFALPNAETFTLDGYKSLFQGANFGGYILNSFFVTSVSLALILIAGAMAAFALSEYKFRLNTFMSLYLSLGIMVPIRLGTVGILNLTVDLHLVNTLWALILVYTAQGLPLAVFILTSFMKQLPKDLKEAARLDGASEYQVFGLTLPLIRPAIGALLAISLIPIWNDLWFPLILAPGEKTKTIVLGASVFLGQFVNDYTAVLAALTLAILPAIVLYVLFSRQLISGLTDGALK
- a CDS encoding carbohydrate ABC transporter permease encodes the protein MRTRFPTHIAVFLLPAVAIYSVFMIFPLLSSLWLSLNNKSGSGEALFVGLNNYVKLFTAPEFSQSFWNALKNNVIFFVVHMLLQNPIGLFLAVLLTRRLSGSSFYRAVIFTPTILSVVIIGFAWKLILNPAWGIATGILSTVGLRDWYQPWLGLESTSLVTLALISVWQNIGIPMMLFMAALIRIPSEFYEAARVDGASPWVVFWKIQLPLVLPTVGIVAVLTFVGNFNAFDLIYATQGALAGPNFSSDILGTFFYRTFFGNQLQPGDPYMGATVAGVMLLVILVGVLFYMVAWQRRMQDIQY
- a CDS encoding ABC transporter substrate-binding protein, whose protein sequence is MKNLGRLTAGLCMLMAFSVGSAQKTQLTIESWRNDDLKIWRDTLIPAFEKRYPSIHVVFSPTAPTEYNAVVEAKLKGGTAGDIIACRPFDASLALYNAKYLSSLNSLAGMKNFTKVAKAAWSTDDGKTTFCVPTAAVIHGFLYNQDLLALVKGSEPKTEKEFISLLEAIKRRNSFIPLVIGTKDQWESATMGYQNIGPTYWGSEKGRLGLLNGTAQYNKGGFLEAFQALARWTPYLGQGYQSLAYPDSQNLFAQGRGAIYPAGSWDIATFRNMNPKLKLGAFPPYTAKAGQKCAVSDHPDIGFGLNAKSKNQAAAKVFLNWLAGDEFAQLYANALPGFFPMATVNYKVNDPIAQEFLSWRKSCDTTFRSSYQLLSRNANPNNENDLWNASSQVLNGKMTPKQAADFVQKNLASWFTPQKGK
- a CDS encoding ROK family transcriptional regulator, whose product is MLHLIRQHHEISQAEIRTITGHSASSISSAVKRAQNLGLIQEAGVTQEALGRPRTLLTLNPSFSYTIGVQLNAYQNEMVLTDLQGKVIHSRGLHSSELQPQQIADDIATFIADVAEQPVVGVGLAVSGIIDHEQGICLDSTTTGWHNVPIASIVSARTGIPTYVENDANALALAELLFGEGRNLQSFIVLTLGKGIGAGIVIDRALYRGRNGIAGEVGHVRVATSSDYTCHCGKSDCLEAVASARAITRMLSDRIGQPVSTDTLGATLSQYPQQAAEVLTLAGDRLGGALAFLATVFDPDAVFIAPEPHLGLSNMQGAVTHGFHSDLLPVSRNPTTLKFLEEATDMWARGAASIAIERFFETVTSELVSA
- a CDS encoding ROK family protein, encoding MLPNSAQSPLASEHELSSTAIGVDIGGTKVAVGVLQGESIVCKKTFPTPRDGWCSVLDEVTAQVRHLQLEFPESVGLGVGMPGRLKEGNQEVLFANNIFDFEHVPVVEFLSQALTLPVVLENDAKAAALAENRIGAARGASSSVYITVSTGIGSGIILDGKIWRGFNGIAGELGHVMALPCGPLAGSAIPGALEAVASGSAIARDASFAFSSSVTTPEVFKLAKSGNSKAKKIVDNAIRFIGTAIADIQKFLDPEVFVIGGGVTEAGPYFLDLVQHYADEYTAGFANVSIRKAQLGIDAGMIGAALLAKECFYRNQDTKEGSGG